One window of the Vigna radiata var. radiata cultivar VC1973A chromosome 1, Vradiata_ver6, whole genome shotgun sequence genome contains the following:
- the LOC106771837 gene encoding cytochrome P450 82A4 yields the protein MDLNVSATVLVSLILFYFCFCFCRLFKFSKGKEAPRVAGAWPILGHLPLLNASKAPHRTLGALADKYGPIFTIQLGSINTLVINNWETAKECFTTNDTVVSSRPKLAAAEHMTYNKAMFSVAPCGPYWRTTRKIATSEILSPHRVKQLRHVFESEVQGSINELFNFWCSNKNECGYALVELKQWFSHLIFNIVLQMVLGKRYFSSGTVDDEKAGRCVMAVKEFMRLFGVFTVGDAVPWLRWFDFGGHEKAMKETAKEMDSLVGEWLEEHRQNKALGGKVDGVQDFMDVMISMLDGQTNNGVDADTIIKSTVLTIIAGATDTISATLTWAMCLILRNPNVLEKVKEELRIVCKEKWLSENDITKLIYLQATVKETLRLYPPVPLSAPHEFTEDCTINGYNVTKGTRLITNLWKIHTDEYVWSDPLEFKPERFLTTYKDIDMRGHHFELLPFGGGRRICPGISYGLQVVHFVLASFLQHFEIINPSTEPLDMSESFGLTNTKTTPLDILVKPCLSYNCYQRDLYTKL from the exons ATGGATCTAAATGTCTCTGCAACTGTACTTGTTTCTCTGATCCTCTTCtatttctgtttctgtttctgtCGTCTCTTCAAATTTTCCAAAGGAAAAGAGGCTCCCAGAGTTGCAGGTGCATGGCCAATACTTGGTCATCTTCCATTGTTGAATGCTTCGAAGGCACCCCATAGAACTTTGGGTGCTTTGGCTGACAAATATGGACCCATTTTCACCATCCAACTTGGTTCAATAAACACTTTGGTAATCAACAACTGGGAAACGGCAAAGGAATGCTTCACCACAAACGACACGGTGGTTTCCTCTCGCCCCAAGCTTGCTGCCGCCGAACACATGACCTACAACAAAGCCATGTTCTCCGTAGCACCATGTGGTCCCTATTGGCGAACAACTAGAAAGATTGCTACTTCAGAGATTCTCTCCCCTCACCGAGTGAAGCAGCTACGTCATGTTTTTGAGTCCGAAGTTCAAGGTTCGATCAACGAGCTCTTTAACTTTTGGTGTAGCAACAAGAATGAGTGTGGCTATGCCTTGGTGGAGTTGAAGCAATGGTTTTCTCATTTGATATTCAACATTGTTCTTCAAATGGTTTTGGGAAAGCGATATTTTAGTTCAGGAACCGTGGATGATGAGAAGGCAGGGAGATGTGTGATGGCTGTGAAGGAGTTCATGCGTCTTTTCGGGGTGTTCACAGTGGGAGATGCTGTTCCTTGGTTGAGATGGTTTGATTTTGGAGGCCATGAGAAGGCCATGAAAGAAACTGCCAAGGAAATGGATAGTCTTGTAGGTGAGTGGTTAGAGGAGCATAGACAAAACAAGGCTTTGGGTGGAAAGGTTGATGGAGTTCAAGATTTCATGGATGTCATGATTTCAATGCTTGATGGACAAACGAATAATGGGGTTGATGCAGATACCATAATCAAATCCACTGTACTG ACAATAATTGCAGGAGCAACTGACACAATAAGTGCTACTCTTACCTGGGCAATGTGTTTGATATTAAGAAATCCTAATGTATTAGAAAAAGTTAAAGAAGAGCTTCGCATAGTTTGTAAAGAGAAATGGCTTAGTGAGAATGACATTACTAAGTTAATATACCTTCAAGCTACAGTGAAAGAAACGTTAAGACTGTACCCTCCAGTTCCTCTCTCTGCACCTCATGAATTCACAGAAGATTGTACTATAAATGGCTACAATGTCACAAAGGGAACCCGTTTGATTACAAATCTTTGGAAAATCCACACAGATGAATATGTTTGGTCGGATCCATTAGAGTTTAAACCAGAAAGGTTTCTCACAACTTATAAAGATATTGACATGAGGGGTCATCATTTTGAACTGTTACCATTTGGAGGAGGTAGAAGGATTTGTCCTGGAATATCTTATGGCCTTCAAGTTGTTCATTTTGTTCTTGCTAGTTTTTTACAACATTTCGAAATCATAAACCCGTCAACTGAACCTCTTGATATGTCTGAATCCTTTGGATTAACCAACACCAAAACCACTCCACTTGATATTCTGGTTAAACCATGTCTGTCCTATAATTGTTATCAAAGAGATCTTTACACAAAACTATAA